The Quercus robur chromosome 7, dhQueRobu3.1, whole genome shotgun sequence genome has a segment encoding these proteins:
- the LOC126691196 gene encoding uncharacterized protein LOC126691196, translating to MADKLVTSVVKCLASSTGASGSTGFSGLTHVASRGADRVEARAGYSFETFMKQNPPSFDGKLDPTEVENWFLQMEKLLEALDCTDSQKGTDTKRNPITWKKFKGVFYDNYFLEVVREQKEKEFADLVQGNMTVEQYAAKFNDLSHFGPHLILTEAKKASRFQMGLNERLRHHLIVSRVDNFAKLVKRAMRLEENFKNNVRKENPPRNTRQLGFQQGSARGHWNKKGSFGRFGSNSSSNKLENKNPPQNAQGRSSNACPTCERFHGDKSCFFEGKAFYNCGKTLHLARSCTSP from the exons ATGGCCGACAAGTTGGTTACGTCAGTTGTAAAGTGCTTGGCTTCCTCCACAGGGGCCTCGGGTTCAACAGGGTTCTCAGG GTTGACCCATGTTGCTAGTAGAGGCGCAGATAGAGTAGAGGCAAGGGCTGGTTACTCTTTTGAGACTTTTATGAAGCAGAATCCCCCTTCCTTTGATGGGAAGCTAGATCCTACAGAAGTTGAGAACTGGTTCTTGCAAATGGAGAAACTGTTAGAAGCTTTAGATTGCACTGACTCTCAGAAG GGAACGGACACTAAGAGAAATCCCATCACTTGGAAGAAATTTAAAGGGGTTTTCTATGATAACTACTTCCTTGAGGTGGTTCgggaacaaaaagaaaaggaatttgCTGATTTGGTGCAAGGAAATATGACTGTTGAGCAGTATGCAGCTAAATTCAATGATTTATCTCACTTTGGACCCCACTTAATCCTTACTGAGGCAAAGAAAGCAAGCAGATTTCAAATGGGGTTGAATGAGAGACTTCGACACCATCTGATTGTATCAAGGGTTGATAATTTTGCAAAGTTAGTTAAGAGAGCTATGAGACTAGaggaaaatttcaagaataatGTTAGGAAGGAGAACCCACCTAGAAACACTAGACAGTTAGGCTTTCAACAAGGTAGTGCTCGAGGTCATTGGAACAAGAAAGGATCTTTTGGGAGGTTTGGGAGTAATTCATCATCAAATAAGCTAGAAAATAAGAATCCACCCCAGAATGCTCAAGGTAGAAGTTCGAATGCTTGCCCTACATGTGAAAGGTTTCATGGAGATAAGTCGTGTTTCTTTGAAGGAAAGGCTTTTTATAATTGTGGGAAGACATTACACTTAGCTAGAAGCTGTACATCTCCTTAA
- the LOC126691197 gene encoding uncharacterized protein LOC126691197: protein MMKVGRLAISFDEEDLEGTIQPHDDALVVTAQISDFLVKRVMINQGSGADVMYPDLCEGLELKNQDLVKYDTPLISFDGRVVIPKCQISLSVNMEGKEVMVTFIVVRLFSPYTAILGRPWIHAMKVVPFTLHMKVKFPTEDGVAVVWGNKGVARQCLVAAVRWKGEPSGQKETTEGTTL from the coding sequence ATGATGAAAGTTGGTCGGCTGGCAATCTCTTTTGACGAGGAAGATCTGGAGGGGACAATCCAACCTCATGATGATGCGTTGGTAGTAACAGCACAGATAAGCGATTTTTTGGTGAAAAGAGTGATGATAAACCAGGGAAGTGGAGCTGATGTTATGTACCCAGATTTGTGCGAGGGGCTcgaattaaaaaatcaagactTGGTGAAATATGATACGCCACTAATCTCGTTTGACGGAAGAGTGGTAATTCCCAAATGTCAAATTTCTCTCTCGGTGAATATGGAAGGCAAGGAAGTAATGGTGACATTCATAGTAGTCAGATTGTTCTCGCCGTACACGGCAATCCTGggaaggccgtggattcacgcaaTGAAGGTTGTTCCATTCACCCTGCATATGAAAGTTAAATTTCCCACTGAGGACGGAGTTGCCGTGGTATGGGGAAACAAGGGAGTGGCTAGGCAGTGTCTGGTCGCCGCAGTTAGGTGGAAGGGCGAGCCGAGTGGACAAAAGGAAACTACCGAAGGAACAActttatag